CGTTCCCCTTTATTGGAGGACGATTCAATGGCGCTCCAGAAGTCTGTATAGATTTTAAATTCATTGTGCACATCTACCGGACCTACACCTTGCAATAAAAAGGAAACATCAACATTTTTATAGTTAATAGCGGCATTAAATCCATAAGTGAATTTTGGGATCGGAACCCCTATCCATGTACGGTCGAAATCATTTATCACGCCATCGTTGTTGAGATCGCGATAACGGATACGACCGAGCCCTTTATTCGGTTGATCTGCATGGGCATCCACTTCTTCCTGTGTTCGAAACAAGCCATCTGCCACGTAACCAAAGTGCGATTCAAAAGTTCTCCCTAAAATGTTCTGTCCTCTACCATCACCGCCATAGGCATTGATTACCTCATCGGGTAAGTGCGTCACCTTATTACGAACGATATCAACATTAGCGGTAAGGTCCAGGTGAAGATCTTCATTGATTTTGCTACGGTGCCCAAGCACCAGTTCAATACCTTTATTTTCCATCGATGCTCCGTTCACCCAGGTGTTTCCACCTTCACCCAATACACCGATATAAGGCGGCAATAAAAGGATATCCGATGTTTTCTTTACATAGGCATCTACACTACCATAAATTTTTTGGTTAAGAAAAGAAAAGTCCACCCCGGCATTTGCCATGGTGGTGGCTTCCCATCTTAAATTGGGGTTTGCATTTTGTGAAAGAAAGAAACCGGAAGGCAATACACCGCTTTTATTACCATTGATATCATAAGACGTTACATTATAGTTGGGTAAATAGATGTTGTAAATCGCATGATTATCTATTTCCTGGTTACCGGTCATCCCCCAGCCGAAACGGAGTTTTAAGTCGTCCAGTATGGTGGTGTGGTCTTTAATGAAAGCTTCTTCACTGATCCGCCAACCGGCAGAGAAGGCAGGAAATGTACCAAACCGGTTATTTTCACCGAATCTGGAAGAGCCGTCATAACGCACCGTAGCAGATAAGAGGTACCTATCGAGATAGGAATAATTTGCTTTGGCGAAATACGATAGCAATACATGTTTAGCGCCATCACCTTCATTGTCTTTAATACCGGTACCCGCATTCAGGTACATATAATCAGGATCTTCCAATATATATCCTTCCCTAGATGCCATGAAGGCGTTAAAATTTTCCACATAGTATTCGGTACCACCAATCACATCCAATCGGTGATCATTCCATTCGGCGTTATAGTTCAAGGTATTTGTCCAAGTAGTTTTTACGGAATGTGTCTGCGTGTTGATGACTTTATTGACATCGTTTACCAGATATCCCGACTGATATCTTTTTTCCCAGTTTCTTGATGTATAATTACCGTAGTCTATCCCAACATTGGATCTCAGTGTTAAACCTTTCATGATCTTAAGATCGGCAAAGAAATTTCCGAAAAGACGGGTATAATCATAGTTATTCTGCTTATTATCTTCTAAGATCCGCACGGGGTTATGTCGATCGTTCATCCCCTCTACCGGACCGCCCCACCCGGTTCCATCCACCGTTCGCACCGGAATGATAGGCAAGGCCTGCAGCGCCTCATTCAAAGGCGTAACATCCAGCTCGCTCGTTTTGGTAATACTCAAGTTCTGACCAACGGTTAGCTTCCCGTTAAACAGTTTATAGTCAGAATTGAGGCGTGCGGAGAGTCTATTAAAACCGGTCGTCCTAACCACTCCTTTATTATCGAAATAGCCTAAAGAAAGCAGGTAATTTCCGTTTTCTGTACCATTGGAGAGTTGTACGTCATAACTCTGAATCACGCCTTCCTGCGAAATCTCCTTAAACCAGTCGGTATTGGATGAACGCATCGTATGGGCGGCATCCAGAAAATCAGGCACCAACACGTTATCCAGTATCGGTTGGTCGGTAACCGGATCTACCGACCATTCGAACCGATAGGGTAAGCCACTATTGTTCGGGTTGACATTATTATTCATACTGGCTTGCCACAGCGCTTTTCCGTAGCCTTCGGTATCCAGCATGTTGACCCGATTGACATAAGAGGATACCGAAGTATAGGCATTAGCGTTTAACTGTGTACCGCCTAATTTGCCGTGTTTGGTTGTGATCACAATAACACCATTGGCTGCACGCGAACCGTATACACTTGCTGCGGAGGCATCTTTTAAAACCTGCATGGATTCGATATCGGCCGGATTCAATTCGTGCATACCTGCTTTTGTGGGAACACCGTCGATAATGTAAAGTGGGTCATTATTATTCAGCGTTCCTACACCACGGATGCGTACGGTGGCAGGTGCGCTTGGCGCACCATTTCCCGTAATATACATACCCGGAACCTGCCCCTGCAATGCCTTCATTGGGTTGGCAACGCTTTGTTTCTTCATTTCATCAACATCTACTACGGCTACTGCTCCCGTTAAATCTTTTTTTCGCTCGGCTTGATAACCGGTTACAACCACTTCGTCCAAGTTAAAATTCACGTCAAGCGGCACGTTTAAGGGCTCTTCGTTTTGTATAGTCTGTTTCTCGCTAATTGCGCCAACCATAGAGAAGACAAGGGTTTGTCCAATCTCGGCCGCTATGCTATAAGAACCATCCGCATT
This Olivibacter sp. SDN3 DNA region includes the following protein-coding sequences:
- a CDS encoding TonB-dependent receptor codes for the protein MTKKLFIYLMLLLWGTEAVWGQVDKITGKVTDLSGEPLDGVTVTVEGTTIRSMTNADGSYSIAAEIGQTLVFSMVGAISEKQTIQNEEPLNVPLDVNFNLDEVVVTGYQAERKKDLTGAVAVVDVDEMKKQSVANPMKALQGQVPGMYITGNGAPSAPATVRIRGVGTLNNNDPLYIIDGVPTKAGMHELNPADIESMQVLKDASAASVYGSRAANGVIVITTKHGKLGGTQLNANAYTSVSSYVNRVNMLDTEGYGKALWQASMNNNVNPNNSGLPYRFEWSVDPVTDQPILDNVLVPDFLDAAHTMRSSNTDWFKEISQEGVIQSYDVQLSNGTENGNYLLSLGYFDNKGVVRTTGFNRLSARLNSDYKLFNGKLTVGQNLSITKTSELDVTPLNEALQALPIIPVRTVDGTGWGGPVEGMNDRHNPVRILEDNKQNNYDYTRLFGNFFADLKIMKGLTLRSNVGIDYGNYTSRNWEKRYQSGYLVNDVNKVINTQTHSVKTTWTNTLNYNAEWNDHRLDVIGGTEYYVENFNAFMASREGYILEDPDYMYLNAGTGIKDNEGDGAKHVLLSYFAKANYSYLDRYLLSATVRYDGSSRFGENNRFGTFPAFSAGWRISEEAFIKDHTTILDDLKLRFGWGMTGNQEIDNHAIYNIYLPNYNVTSYDINGNKSGVLPSGFFLSQNANPNLRWEATTMANAGVDFSFLNQKIYGSVDAYVKKTSDILLLPPYIGVLGEGGNTWVNGASMENKGIELVLGHRSKINEDLHLDLTANVDIVRNKVTHLPDEVINAYGGDGRGQNILGRTFESHFGYVADGLFRTQEEVDAHADQPNKGLGRIRYRDLNNDGVINDFDRTWIGVPIPKFTYGFNAAINYKNVDVSFLLQGVGPVDVHNEFKIYTDFWSAIESSSNKGERLLGAWSPTNPNSDIPAISLTDDNWEARYSTYFIENGTYLKLRNAQIGYTFGKESLTKLRMQSLRVYLGGDNLGILFKSKSYTGLDPENPGFGYPNPLVVTVGANIRF